The following coding sequences lie in one Takifugu rubripes chromosome 8, fTakRub1.2, whole genome shotgun sequence genomic window:
- the ect2l gene encoding epithelial cell-transforming sequence 2 oncogene-like — MHFIDEGPHKDRGIEMCVCRNVLSVRLHGDQGPKWHRSRTAVRENKANDFLIFSVLGIGLGCCCFVVVIVVVVALELMDKSVTAVPHSVKRWQLSGTDYDPETVRTLRSRFSAWTPLSDKRCNLQLFEDRVKLVIRWFDLWTDGQRKHLMSSLLGRCTSSQLRCCRDLLMETVPVTRLDFTTVLPRFLSLYVLSFLNPRDLCAAAQVSWQWRFLAEQDCLWTKRCVRRGWFLPYSPGTREYGAWKNHYIDCVSTLHWLPPRKAATHYRSLHQRAGETAVEEERRQGRKLRQMIRATIQEEKRESLRTRRAWGSNMNVMAARGGSSQKGRSCSELPVSSWSSASGLKAVDSSSISQNHERLATPNPSRSHNACGTLSSFTYRPPTSPHIPVVHLPPPVLLLLISNRIPAYELILCGVKAGVTVVLYDHRGTLSALLTQIERAVSGQRAQRLGLLAPGDTEEVGLLHNSRLSEKTLLTQEQKEFWEKLSGWVVPGGEGGGIDIFSPLAATGSGVALIQALSTLTGLQVQAPMGLATGSFQNILSEWSDGSICAGPSTRCPAAPALQFVIERVLQSWCLQAQWIEEALEELRGHLEPQLQRLSLQMRGRALGHYLWERLRLEELCLSRDLSNALTDGLAALTKEESRPVEFLANFLQQWGEDKEEHEKGSLPGQGGVSPVPRPAQVCLEWRGVAARELHYSENVYLQRLNAVLKVYLEPLTAALQSGRTILSSTDLHIILDPVTSILDINREFQVDLEARLQQWGAEQCVGDVMMKLCSKLKVYSNYLNNYPTALTAMDKCRETKPLFRAFLKRADRTLSTHMLSLQELLLCPSWRIQEYVTLLQALSVHTNPDHPDRLHLTSALATLMTYRDFIQKLKKNSERDTLMEETQKMIQSCPSLRGGNRQLILSQDAVLLRSRGEQLPDSLRTYEQVCDVGLFLFNDVLVLSRRTVHHRPFTLAHRSTHTFLSSAPVRSLAVREVTHTRYVSHAFVLDGPGRSWVCATERGQEKDYFLSALRSTIRSALG; from the exons ATGCATTTTATCGatgaaggtcctcacaaagatagaggtatagagatgtgtgtgtgtcggaaTGTGTTGTCCGTGCGTCTCCACGGTGACCAGGGGCCAAAATGGCACCGCAGCAGAACCGCTGTGCGCGAGAATAAAGCCAACGACTTTCTTATTTTCTCGGTTCTCGGCATTGgtttgggttgttgttgttttgttgttgttattgtggtGGTTGTTGCGCTTGAGCTGATGGACAAGAGCGTGACTGCAGTCCCGCACTCGGTGAAGAGGTGGCAGCTGAGCGGGACCGACTATGACCCGGAGACGGTGCGCACCCTGCGGAGCCGCTTTAGCGCCTGGACCCCGCTGAGCGACAAGAGGTGCAACCTGCAG CTGTTTGAGGACAGGGTTAAGCTGGTGATCCGCTGGTTCGACCTGTGGACCGACGGGCAGAGGAAACACCTCATGTCGTCTCTGCTTGGCCGCTGCACCTCCTCCCAGCTCAG GTGCTGCAGGGATTTGCTGATGGAGACTGTTCCCGTCACCCGGCTGGACTTCACTACGGTGCTGCCCCGCTTCCTGTCCCTGTATGTGTTGTCCTTCCTGAACCCACGGGACCTCTGCGCAGCTGCTCAGGTCAGCTGGCAATGGAGGTTCCTCGCTGAACAG GACTGTCTGTGGACCAAGAGGTGCGTCCGGAGAGGCTGGTTCCTTCCCTACAGTCCAGGAACCAGAGAATACGGAGCCTGGAAGAACCACTACATTGACTGTGTCTCCACACTTCACTGGCTGCCACCGCGGAAGGCGGCCACACATTACCGGTCACTCCACCAGCGCGCAGGAGAGACGgcggtggaggaagagaggaggcagggaaggaAGCTGAGGCAGATGATCAGAGCGACAAtacaggaggagaaaa GAGAGTCTCTAAGGACCCGGAGAGCATGGGGCAGCAACATGAACGTGATGGCGGCCAGAGGTGGAAGCAGCCAGAAGGGGAGATCCTGCTCTGAGCTACCAGTGAGCTCTTGGTCCTCTGCCTCCGGGTTAAAAGCTGTTGACTCATCCAGCATCTCTCAGAACCACGAGAGACTCGCAACCCCCAACCCGAGCCG ATCACACAACGCATGCGGCACGCTGTCATCGTTCACCTACAGGCCTCCCACTTCGCCCCACATCCCCGTCGTCCATCTGCCTCCTcccgtcctcctgctgctcatctccAACAGAATTCCTGCCTATGAG CTGATTCTGTGTGGGGTGAAGGCTGGTGTCACTGTGGTTCTGTACGACCACAGAGGGACGCTGTCTGCTCTGCTAACACAAATAGAGAGAGCTGTATCGGGGCAGCGAGCTCAGAGACTGGGCCTCCTGGCCCCTGGAGACACGGAGGAAGTCGGCCTCCTTCACA ACAGCAGACTTTCAGAGAAGACTCTGCTGACCCAGGAACAGAAGGAATTCTGGGAAAAACTGAGTGGCTGGGTGGTACCGGGGGGGGAAGGTGGAGGCATTGACATCTTCTCGCCATTGGCAGCAACTG ggTCAGGCGTGGCTCTGATCCAGGCCCTGTCCACACTGACGGGGCTCCAGGTCCAGGCACCGATGGGCCTTGCCACCGGAAGTTTCCAGAACA TCCTGAGTGAGTGGTCTGACGGCAGCATTTGTGCCGGACCCTCCACCCGGTGTCCAGCTGCCCCCGCACTGCAGTTTGTGATCGAGAGGGTCCTGCAGAGCTGGTGCCTGCAGGCTCAGTGGATTGAGGAGGCCCTGGAGGAACTGAGGGGCCACCTGGAGCCACAGCTCCAGCGGCTCAGCCTTCAGATGAGGGGCCGAGCCCTAG GCCATTATCTGTGGGAGAGACTCCGCCTGGAGGAGCTTTGCTTGTCCAGAGATCTCAGTAATGCTCTGACAGATGGACTTGCTGCTCTCAcgaaggaggag TCCAGACCTGTAGAGTTTCTTGCCAACTTCCTGCAGCAATGGGGGGAAGATAAAGAGGAGCATGAAAAAGGCAGTTTACCAGGACAGGGTGGCGTCAGCCCGGTCCCTCGCCCAGCTCAG GTGTGTCTGGAGTGGAGAGGCGTGGCAGCCAGAGAGCTGCACTACAGCGAGAATGTTTACCTGCAGAGGCTGAACGCAGTGCTGAAG GTGTACCTGGAGCCCCTGACGGCAGCTCTGCAATCAGGAAGAACCATTCTGAGCTCCACCGACCTCCACATCATCCTGGATCCTGTCACCTCCATCCTGGACATCAACAG ggaGTTCCAGGTGGACCTGGAAGCCCGACTCCAGCAGTGGGGAGCTGAACAGTGTGTCGGAGACGTGATGATGAAACTCTGCTCGAAGCTGAAAGTTTACTCCAACTACCTGAACAATTACCCCACCGCTCTCACCGCCATGGACAAG TGCAGAGAAACCAAACCTTTGTTCCGAGCCTTCCTGAAGAGAGCTGATAGAACTCTGTCCACACACATGCTCAG TCTGCAGGAGCTGCTTCTGTGTCCGTCGTGGAGGATCCAGGAGTATGTGACCCTGCTGCAGGCTCTGAGCGTGCACACAAACCCGGACCACCCCGACCGCCTACACCTGACCTCTGCTCTCGCCACACTGATGACATACAGAGACTTCATCCAGAAG CTGAAGAAAAACTCGGAGCGAGACACCCTGATGGAGGAGACGCAAAAGATGATCCAAAGCTGTCCG agCCTGAGGGGAGGAAACAGGCAGCTGATCTTGTCCCAAGATGCTGTCTTGCTCAGAAGTCGTGGCGAGCAGCTTCCGGACTCGCTCAG GACCTACGAGCAGGTCTGTGACGTGGGCCTGTTCCTGTTCAACGATGTCCTGGTGCTGAGTCGGCGGACTGTCCATCACAGGCCTTTTACCCTGGCCCACCGcagcacacacaccttcctgtcCTCCGCGCCCGTCAGGAGCCTGGCGGTGCGAgaggtcacacacactcgct ATGTGAGCCACGCCTTCGTCCTGGACGGTCCGGGTCGGTCGTGGGTCTGTGCCACAGAGCGAGGACAGGAGAAGGACTACTTCCTGTCTGCGCTGCGGTCCACCATTCGCTCAGCTCTCGGCTGA